CTGAGGACAATAACTATCACTACTTCAATGGCAAGAGTTTGGCAACCTTCTCTGCAAACAATGTCATTCGTGAAGTAGTTTATGTAGAGACTCGTGTTGATTCTGATAGAGATGGACTTCCTGATCTTATTAAGGTAAATGTCATTCGTCCAGCTTACAATGGAAAGATTCCAGCTGTTATGACAGCAAGTCCATATCATCAAGGAACCAATGACAAAGCAAGCGATAAGGCTCTTTACAAGATGGAAGCTGAGCTAGCAGTCAAGGAACCACATGAAATTTCACTAGAGCAACCGACATTAGACCTAGTTGAACCAGTTGTAGAAGCTGAACTAGTTCCAGAAGCTGAAGAAAAGCTCACTCATATCAATAGCAGCTACACACTTAATGATTACTTCCTTCCAAGAGGATTTGCCAATATCTACGTATCAGGTCTTGGTACCAAAGATTCACAAGGTTTAATGACCAATGGAGATTACCGTCAAGTTGAAGCTTATAAGAATGTTATCGATTGGCTAAATGGTCGTTGTCGTGCTTTTACGGATCATAGTCGTAAACGTCATGTAAAAGCTGATTGGTCAAACGGTAAAGTCGCGACTACAGGACTTTCTTACCTAGGAACAATGTCTAACGGTATTGCTAGCACAGGAGTTGATGGTTTAGAGGTTATTATTGCAGAAGCAGGTATCTCATCATGGTACAACTATTACCGTGAAAATGGTCTTGTGACAAGCCCAGGCGGCTATCCTGGAGAAGACTTCGATTCATTAGATGAATTAACTTATTCTCGCAATCTCTTAGCTGGTGACTTTATTCGTGGAAACGAGGCTCATAAAGCATCCATAGAAGAACTTAAGAAAAATCTAGACCGTAAAACTGGGGACTATAACCAATTTTGGCATGACAGAAACTATCTACTCAACGCCCAGAAAGTTAAAGCCGAGGTTGTCTTTACCCACGGTTCTCAAGACTGGAATGTGAAACCACTTCATGTCTATCAAATGTTCAATGCTCTTCCAAGCCATATTAAAAAACACCTCTTTTATCATAATGGCGCTCACGTTTATATGAACAACTGGCAGTCGATTGATTTTCGGGAGTCTATGAACGCTCTTTTGACACAAAAATTATTGGGTCAAGAGACTGACCACCAACTTCCAAAAGTCGTGTGGCAAGACAACACTGCTCCTCAAACCTGGCTGTCACTTGAAGATTTTGGAAATCAAACTGAACATAAAACTTTCTCTTTAGGTACTGAAGAAGCTGTCATTGAAAATCATTACCAAGATTCTGACTTCGAACGTTTTGGAAAAACCTACCAAACCTTTAATAATGAACTCTATCAAGGCAAGGTGAATCAGATTACCATTGATCTTCCAGTGACTGAAGATCTTCATATCAATGGTCGTGTTAAACTAAACCTTCGTCTCAAGTCAAGTACCAATAAAGGCCTTCTCTCTGCTCAACTTCTCGAACTTGGTCAAAAGAAATACCTTCAACCATATCCAGGAGTCTTATACGGTCGAACACTAGATAATGGTCGTTATCACATGTTAGACAATCTCTGTGAGCTACCATTTAGCCCAAATGCTCAGCGCGTCATCACCAAAGGCTATCTCAACCTCCAAAATCGTCATGATTTATTAAAAATTGAAGAAGTTAAACCAGATAAATGGATGGAATTCCAATTTGAATTGCAACCAACAATTTACAAACTAAAAGAGGGCGATACCCTCCGTCTCGTTCTTTATACTACTGACTTTGAAATTACTGTTCGTGACAATACAGATTATCAATTAACTGTAGACCTTGCTAAGTCTAGTCTAGAAATTCCCTATCAACAGTAGTTAGTGAATCAGAAAACCCGTGATAAGTTTATCACGGGTTCTTTTATTCTTATTTTTTTTCTTCGGCTTGTTTTTTCATTCTCGCAAGTCTCAATGAACGATTGGGATTGAGGCGATTAAAAAGTTCTTCTAATTTCTTTTCATTCCAGACGTCTGCTGCAGAAACAAAATTTCCATCAGCATCTCGGAAAGATATTGGTTTATCACCCATAGCTATCTCCTAGTCTACAAATTCAAACTCAAATTTTCCAATACGGACAAGGTCGCCGTCCTTAGCGCCACGAGCACGAAGAGCTTCATCAACACCCATACCACGCAACTGACGAGCAAACTTCATGACAGACTCATCACGGTCAAAGTTAGTCATATTAAAGAGTTTCATGAGTTTTTCACCTGAAAGAACCCATGTTGCATCATCGTCACGACCAATCTCAAATGGTTTTTCTTCTTCATCGAAGCCATAGTAAGCCTCTTCTTCCATTTCTGATTCGTCATAAAGAAGGAATTCTGGCGTTTTATCAAGAAGCTCAGCCGTTGCGTCTAATAGCGGTGCAAGTCCTTGCTTAGTCAAACCTGAAATTGGGAAGATTGGTGGTAATTCTTCAAATTCATCATAATTAGCAGCCAATTTTTTCTTGAATTCTTCAAGGTTTTCTTGACTCTCAGGCATATCCATTTTATTGGCAACAATAATCTGTGGACGCTCCATCAGACGAAGATTGTAAGATTCAAGTTCCTTATTGATTGCTAGATAGTCCTCGTAAGGATCACGTCCTTCGCTAGCTGACATATCAATGATATGTAGGATAACACGAGTACGCTCGATATGGCGCAAGAACTGAGTTCCTAGTCCAACACCTTGGCTAGCACCTTCAATCAATCCAGGAAGGTCTGCAACGGCAAAGGATTCACCGGACTGGGTACAAACCATACCAAGATTTGGAACAATTGTCGTAAAGTGGTAGGCACCAATTTTTGGCTTAGCAGAGGTAATCACGCTAAGGAGTGTTGATTTACCGACAGATGGGAAGCCAACTAAGCCAACATCCGCAAGAATTTTAAGTTCTAACTGTAATTCACGTTCCTGACCTGGTTCTCCATTTTCTGAGATTTCTGGTGCAGGATTTTTTGGTGTTGCAAAACGGATATTTCCTCGACCACCACGACCACCGTGGGCCACAATGAATTCTTGCCCATTCTCAATCAAATCTGTAATAATTTTTCCTGTTTCAGCGTCACGCACGGTTGTTCCTTGAGGCACACGGACAATCAAGTCTTCTGCCCCTCTACCGTGCATCCCTTTGGTCATTCCCTTCTCGCCAGATTGGGCTTTGAAATGACGATTGTAACGGAAGTCCATAAGGGTACGTAAACCTTCGTCTACAACGAAAACAACGTTACCACCACGTCCTCCATCACCGCCCCATGGTCCACCATTAGGGACGTATTTTTCACGACGAAAGGCAACCATGCCATCGCCACCATTACCAGCCTTTACTTTAATCTTGGCTGTATCTAAAAACATACTCATATTCTCTTCTCACTTCAAAAAGGGCTGGGAAATCCCAGTCACCCAACTTATTGCCAAACAATAAAATGATTAACTTTTTAGAATCTGCTAAATACACCAATGGCAGTAGCAAAGATACCTGCCAATGTTACAAATAACATTACTAATACTACAAACATTGTAAGTTTTTCAAAGAATGTTTTTTTACGTTTACCATTATCACCGAATGCCATGTTTTCTCCTTTACTATAATACTCTGTTCTTAATATTCATCTGATACAGGAGCGATTGCCCACAAGATTAAATAAGCAATAAGTCCAGCACCATAACAGAAAGCCAAAACTCCCCAAATAACACGTACGATTGTAGGGTCGATATCAAAATAATTAGCTAAACCAGCGCATACACCACCGATTTTTTGATCTCTACCACTTCTCATAAATTTCTTTTTCATATTTTTATTTCCTTTCTTTGATTCGATTAATCATTTATATATTTTCTTAAATTTCTTAATTGTTTTCTAGATGCCTTAAGCATACGCTTCGAACCTTTAACTGGCATAGTAACAGCCTGTTGCGGGATATAGAAGACTGTCTTTAAAATACGTTTTGTAACAGGTTCGTCAGCCCCTATTTCTTTGGCAAAATTATTTGAAATAATAACGTCTAGATAAAATTCATGGACTCTTCTACCAAAATTCTCAGCAGAAATTTCATATAACTTTTCAGCCAAGTGTTTTTCATCCATCAGTGGAGTAGCAAGTAAAGCCTCAAGAATCGCTCCTGCCAAGTCCCTTTCCTCATAATAAAGGGTTCCGAACATTTTATCATTGATGAGATTATCCAAATAAGGATTACCATGGGCAATAACAGGTGTCTTACTAGCTAAACTTTCCAGATAAGTCAATCCCTGAGTTTCACTTGTAGAAGCCGATATGAAGAAATCAGCTGTCTTATAATAGAGTGCCGTCTCATTTGGCGGTATCATACCTGTAAAGATAACAGAATCTTGAATTTTTAAATCTTCTGCTTGCTCCTTAAGGTTGTCTAAATAAGGTCCATCTCCAGCTACAACCAGTTTAACATTTGGTTCTTCTTTTAGGACATCTGGTAAAGCTTTAAGAACTGCTTGAATATTCTTCTCGTACGAAACACGAGAAAGACTTAGAAGCATCTTTTCACTTTTCTTGATACCAAGTTTATCTCGGAGGTCACTGATTTGCTCAGGACCAATCTCAGGCCGTTCAAACTTGGCAAGTTCAATCCCTGTAGGAATGACACGCTTTTCAACCTTTACCTTATAATCAGATAACAAATCACGCACAATTTCACTCGGACAAATGACTCCATCAACGTCATGAAGAAATCCTCTCACAAGATACTTGACCATACCTGGACGAATCAACATACCCTTAGCAATATAGTGGACATAATCCTCATATTGGGTATGATATGTATGAATGACTGGGATTTTCAGTTCTCGAGCAATCCAAATTCCCAATAAACCAAGAGAAAACTCAGTTTGGGTATGAATAATATCGAGTTTGTATTGTTTCGCAATCTCAAGAGCTTTCGTAAATCCACGGTAAGCGAAACGACGGTCTTTAAAAGCAAAGAAAGGAACACTAGGAATACGGATAATTTGCCAGTCTTCATAGCGATTAACATCCTTATCAGTTGTCGTAAAGATAAAGACTGCATGCCCTTGCTTTTCAAGCTCAGTTTTTAAGGTTCGAATACTGGTCGCAACACCCGAGACCTGTGGGAAATAAGTATCTGTAAATAATCCAATTCGCATATACTACCTCATTTTTTTCCTAAAGCTGCTTGCTCCCGATAGAATTTTAGCCAGATTTCTAAAAGATGCTCTTCTGAGTATTCTTTTGAAATAGCCTTAGCCCTCTCTTTTAATTCTTTTAGTGCTTCTGGATGCGCTCTGTATTCCAAAATGGCTTCTTTCATCTCTTCCACATCGGTGGTTGGTCTGTAATTTCCTTCTAGAATCACCTTATAAAGATCTAAGTCCCGAAGCATAATGGGAGCTTCACAACTCGCAGCTTCTAGAATAGTCATCGGAAAGAGCTCATTATAGCTAGGAAGTAAGAACAAATCTGCCAAAGCATACAGCTCTCTCATCCGTTCTGGCTCAACAATTCCAGGGAAAATCAGATTCTCTGGAGGATTATCCATGATTTTTTTATAGCGTTCATAACCATCTGTAATCCCACCAAAAGAGAAGCCTCCAGCCCAAATAAAGGTGATATCCGGTAGTTCCTCCGCAAGAGTGATGAAATCATCGATTCCCTTACGCTTTTGAACCTGCCCAGCTCCCACTACTACAAACTGTTCCTCACTTATTCCCATATCTTGACGCAGTTGAGAAACTTGATCTAATGGTAATGGATGCCATTTTTCTTTGTTAACAAAGTTAGGGATATAGGTCACCTTTTCACGAGGAATACCAGCTGCAACCAAATCTTCGATAAAAGTAGGATTGACCACAACCAAGTGTTCCATACGGTCATAAAAAGAAAACACATAGCGCTTAACAATCCCTTTTAGGAAGAATGGAATCTTCAAACTACCTTCTAAGGTGTCAGGCAAGAAGTGGACATAACCAATCCTACGACCTGATCGCTTCTTTTGAAAAGTTGACAGATAATAAGGAAGGTCGATTGTATGAAAATGAGTAACATCAGCTTCTACAGGAAGATTCTCCGTTACAATTAGTTGGTCTTTCGCATCACGTTTCAAAAGTTGCACAAGTTCACGGTAAGCTCCAGAAACACCTTGTCCTGCTACCTTTTCACTCGAACTTAGCATATTGATGCGTAATTTCTCTTTTTCCATACTATCCATTATATCATTTTATTGAAAGAAAATCAGCAAATTAAAAGAGAGATAGCATAAAAGCTAGGGAATCTCCTAACACTTATACTATTTCTCTTTTTTATCATTCTATTTAATACCTAAAGCGATACGTGCATAGCGACTCATTTTTTCAACCGTCCAAGCTGGATACCAAACTAATTTTACTTCAACGTTGGTAACCTCTAGAACATCAGTCATTGCATCATAAATTTGATCGGTCAAGAGGTCTGCCAATGGACAACCCATAGTCGTTAAGGTCATATCAATCTCAGTATCACCGGTATCACCATCAAATCGAATCTCATAAATCAGACCTAGGTTGACGATATCGATTCCTAATTCTGGGTCGATAACCTCTTCTAATGCAGATAAGATTTTCGTTTTGATAGTTTCAATTTGCTCTTCTGTATAAGCCATGTGTAATCCTCCAATTTTAATCTTCGATAAAGTCACGAAGTGGTTTACTACGACTAGGCTGGCGAAGTTTTCTCAAGGCCTTAGCCTCAATTTGACGGATACGCTCACGAGTGACATTGAAGACTTTACCAACATCTTCTAAAGTGCGCATCTTTCCATCATCAAGACCAAAACGAAGACGCAATACATTTTCTTCACGGTCAGTCAAGGTGTCTAGCACTTCATCCAACTGCTCACGCAAGACGATACGAGTTGTGTAGTCTACTGGATTTTCAATCACTTCGTCCTCGATAAAGTCACCAAGATGGCTGTCGTCCTCTTCACCAATAGGTGTTTCAAGAGACACTGGCTCTTGAGCAATCTTCAAGATCTCACGAACCTTATCAGGTGTCATATCCATACGTTCAGCAATTTGTTCAGGAGTAGGATCTTGTCCCAACTCTTGAAGAAGGTTACGCTGCTCACGAACAAGTTTGTTGATGGTTTCTACCATGTGAACTGGAATACGAATGGTACGAGCTTGGTCAGCAATGGCACGTGTAATAGCCTGACGAATCCACCAAGTTGCGTAAGTTGAGAATTTGAAACCTTTAGAGTAGTCAAATTTATCAACGGCTTTCATCAATCCCATATTCCCTTCTTGGATCAAGTCAAGGAATTGCATACCGCGTCCAACATAGCGTTTCGCGATAGAGACTACCAAACGAAGGTTAGCCTCTGCTAGACGTTGTTTCGCTTCTACATCTCCTGCTTCAACGGCAAGGGCCAACTCTTTTTCTTCTTCGTTTGTAAGAAGAGGTACGACACCGATTTCCTTTAAGTACATGCGGACAGGGTCATTCACTTTGGCAGATGTTGAACCAATTAAGTCTTCATCGCTAAGTTCTGGTTCTTCCTCTGTGCTTAAGACACGTTCACTTGGATTTCCTTCGTTATCAGTGATTGCAATACCAGCATCTTGAATACGTTGCAACAGATTTTCAATTCCTTCAACATCAAGAGCAAAAGGGATTACAAGGACATTGTTAATTTCATCATCTGTCGCAGTACCAGTTTTCTTATGGTTACGAATAAACTCAGCGACTTGGACATCAAAAGTTGTTACTTCTTTTTGTTTTTTTGCCATTCTTACTCCATTCTTCTTTTTTGGGCAATTAAGCGTTCAAGCTCTTCTAAAGCAGTTTCTGTATCACCTACATGACTAGCTTCCTGAACCTTCTTTTTGATTTGCAAGTTTTGTTGATTCAAAAGAGCACGATTACGAGACTCTTCCACTTCTTTTAGTTCTTCTGGAGACATTTCAGAAGGTAGATCCAAGGCTAACACTTGGTACCAAGCATTTTCCACTTCTCTAGTCTGATTTGCTAAGTCTTCAGAAGATATCGAACCATTATCAATCAAGAGTCCATACAAGGTCTGAAACTCTGGAGTTTCAAATACAAAATCATCTCTCAAACGATAATCATTCAACACAAGGGGGTGCTCCATCATACGATAAAGAATATGTGCTTCAGCTCTCATGACTGCCGTCAATTGTTTAGAAACCGACATAGTAATTGGTGTCGGATTAACAACCTGTTTCACTTTTTCTTGTCTTTGTCTAACACGACTTTCGTTGATGATGTGCTCAACTTGTTGATAATCAAAAGATGGTAAATGATCAGTCAGTAAATGAATATAGGTGTTCTGGGCTGTGATAGAAGGTTCTTTGACGATAAGAGGTGCAATTTTCTCGATAAAATCAATCTGTGCTTGTAGATTTTCACTATTACTAGGTTTGTAATGATGGATATAAAACTCAATCGGACTGATACGAGTATTGGCCAAGAGATAAGCCAGGTCTTCTGCAGAATTTTTCTGCAAGTATTCATCTGGGTCCATAGCATCAGGAATTTGAACAATCTGCACAGGCAAATCGCTAAGTTCATCTAGGGCTTTGGCAGTTGCAGCCTGCCCCGCTTTGTCACCATCATAAGTGATAATCACTTTTTTAGTAAAGCGTTTGAGATGCTCAACATGTTCACTAGTTAGAGCTGTTCCCATGGAAGCTACTGCATTTTCAATACCAGCCCGGTAGGCTGCAATGACATCCATAAAGCCTTCCATCAGATAAATTTCAGGAGCTTTACCAGAACCTTTTTTTACCCTATCCAAATGATATAATTCGTAACTCTTGTTAAAAATTGCCGTCGCTCGACTATTTTTATACTTGGCAGTTTGAGAATCCGTCTCTTGCCAAATCCGTCCAGAGAAAGCAATTACCTTTCCTTGGTCGTTTGAGAGTGGAAATATAATCCGGTTATGGAAAGTATCAAAAAATTGGTTACTCTCAGATATATAAAATAGACCTGAATCCAGCAAGTCCTTCTCACTATAATCGTCTGCTAAACGCTGATAAAGATAAGAGCGTTCTGCTGGAGCTAGACCAATCATAAAGTGTTTAATGACATCATCAGTCAAGCCACGTTTATAGAGATAGTTTCTCGCCTCCTCACCCATTTTAGTCGTCATGAGGATTGCATGATAAAAGCGTGCAGCGTTATCATGCATATCGTAGAGATTTTGATGGGGTGACGTGTGTGGGACAGGGTTATGTACAGGAGCTTCCAGGTGCATCCCCAGACGCTCACCTAAAATCCTTACCGCATCTGAAAAAGTTACTTGTTGATACTCCTCTATAAACTTAAAGACGTCTCCAGAACGACCACAACCAAAACAGTGGTAAAATTGCTTATCTTCGACCACGTTAAAGGAAGGGGTCTTTTCACCATGAAAAGGACAGAGCCCCAAAAAGTTCCGTCCAGATTTTTGTAAAGAAATCACTTCTCCTATGATTTCGACAATATTGGTATTGTTTTTGATTTCTTCGATGACTCTCTTGTCAACCATAGACAATACCTCCATTTTATCACAGTTTACTTTATATAGTATAGCTTATTTCTGAAAAAAAGTAAACCATTTCATACCTTTTACATGCTTCTATTTCATAGAAAATAGGCATTTTCGAAAGTAAAATTTTAGGAAATTACACATTTACTTAAAATTGAAAAAAATATATAAATAAAAAAATCTCTATTTGCTTCAAAAAAAACTTAGAGATAAAATTTTATCTCTAAGTTTTTTGTAAATGAGAAATCTTATTCAAACAACTGATAGTAATCTGAAATCTTCATCTTGGCTTTTTCATCCTTGCTTAAATCTTGGATGATTCGTCCTTCCTTCATAACAATGAGACGATTTCCATACTTGAGAGCATCTTCCATATGGTGGGTAATCATCAGAGCAGTCAGATGGTCCTTATTGACAAAGTCATTTGTCAATTCCATCAAGGCAACACTTGTTTTAGGATCAAGGGCAGCTGTATGTTCATCTAACAAAAGTAGTTCAGGACGTTTCAAAGTTGCCATCAAGAGGCTCAAGGCCTGTCTTTGTCCACCTGACAAGAATTCAATCGGTGTATCCAAGTGTTTTTCTAGACCATTTCCGACTTTCTCAATGGTTGCTTGAAATTCTTCTTTGTAAGCTGATAGTCTTCTTGGAAATAGACCACGTTTTTCACCACGAAACTTAGCAATCAAGAGATTTTCTGCAACCGTCATACGAGGGGCAGTTCCCATCTTGGGATCCTGGAAGACACGAGAAAGGTACTTGGCACGTTTTTCAGGGCTGAAATGAGTCACATCCTCTCCCATAATACGGATAGTCCCACTAGTCAGGGGCAAAGTTCCTGCAATGCTATTAAAGAGAGTTGATTTCCCTGCACCATTTCCACCCAGGATTGTGATGAAGTCATGTTCGTATATATCCAGAGAAACATCGTTTAGGATAATTTTTTCCTCGTCAAAGCCATTTTTCACAATTTTTGTGGCATTTTTCAATTCTACAATTGCTGTCATTTGCTTATCTTGACTCCTTTCAAGTATTTATCCTTAAGGGTTGGAATAACTAGACAAGTTGCTAGGATAAGAGCACTGTATAGACGGAGGTAGCTAGTATTAAAGCCAAGAGCAATGACTCCCCATACCAAGAATTGGTAGCTAATAGAACCAACGACAATAGTAACCAAGCGTTCTGCTAATGTAAGACTCTTAAAGAGTACTTCACCGATAATTAAGCTTGCAAGACCAACCACGATAACCCCGATACCACGAGAAACATCTGCATAGCCTTCTTGTTGAGCAATAAGAGCGCCAGCAAGTGCGATCACACCATTTGACAAGACCAAGCCCATCAACTCCATACGTCCCGTATTGATACCAAAACTACGAGCCATATCCGGATTATCACCAGTAGCAATATAAGCTTGTCCAAGTTTAGTATCTAGGAAGAAAAGCATCACTAAAATAACCAAAGTCACAAAAATCAAACCTGTAAACAATTGATTAACCTCAGATGAGAATGGAAGAACGTCCTGGATTTGTTTAGTTCCCAAAAGTCCAAGATTGGCACGTCCCATTATCATGAGCATGATAGAATGACAGGAAGTCATGACTAGAATTCCTGACAAGAGAGTTGGAATTTTACCTTTAGTATAGAGTAAACCAGTCGCTAAACCTGCAAGACAACCTGCTCCAACAGCTACTAAGGTAGCAAGAAAAGGATTAACACCTTGTGTAATTAGAGTTACTGCTACCGCTCCTCCAAGTGGGAAGGAACCCTCGGTTGTCATATCTGGAAAGTTGAGGATTCGAAAAGTCATAAAGATTCCCAAACCCAGAATAGCCCAGACGAATCCTTGAGAGATAATCGATACTATCATGTTACATTCATTTCCTTCTTTTAAAAATTGGAGGAGATGTCTCCAACTCCTCCTTTATTATTATTCAATCACTTGACCAGCTTCTTTTAGAACTGATTCGGGAATAGTAATTCCAAGTTCTTGAGCCACTTTTTTGTTGATAACTGATTTACCAGTTGAGAAGACATTAACTGGTGTATCTGCAGGTTTTTCACCCTTCAAGACTTTGGCAATCATCTTACCGGTAGCAACACCAAGATCGTGTTGGTCCACAACGACTGATGCCAAACCACCTGCTTCTACCATGGCAGTCGCACTTGGGTAGATTGGTTTTTTAGCTGTTTGGTTGCTTGATACTACAGTTGAGAACGCAGATGCGATTGTGTTGTCAATTGGAACCCAAATAGCATCAACTTTCCCAGTCATAACATTAACTGTTGAAGCAATTTCGTTAGTTGATGGAACTGCGAATGTTTCTACTTTCAAACCAGCTTTTTCTGCGTAAGCTTTGAACTCTTCGACTTGTGATTTTGAGTTATCTTCGCTACTTGAGTAAAGAGCTCCAACTATCTTGACATCAGGAGTCAATGTTTTAATCAATTCAACCTGTTGTTCAGCAGGGTTATGGTCGGATACCCCTGTGATGTTTCCACCTGGTTTTTCCAAGTTTTGTACAAGGTTAGCTCCAACTGGGTCTGTAATAGCTGCCATGATAATAGGAAGGTCTTTTGTTGCACTTGCTAGACCTTGAGCTGCAGGTGTTGCAATTCCGACAACGACATCGTTTCCGTTTGCTACCAATTGTTTACTCATTGTCGCAACCTTACTTTGGTCACCTTCTGAGTTCATAAAGTCTATTTTAACTTGGTCGCCTTTATAGCCTTCTTCAGCAAGTCCATCTTGGATACCTTGGTAAATCAAGTCAAGCGATGGGTGACTGACGAACTGTAGAACACCAACTTTAGCAGTTTTGTTAGCTGTCTCGGTTTTAGCATCTTGTTTCGTTAAGTTAGAGTAGACCAAGCTTCCTCCAACTACAAGTGCTAGTGCTGCAATAATACCAATTAAACGTTTATTCATATCTATTTCTCCTTATTTCACTTAAACTTAGTAATGTTCATTACACTTTCAATATAACTTTACCAAGCGTCGCCATCGTTTGATTTCCATCATTTTTTCCTCCCCATAGAAAAAGTCCTCACACAAAAAACTTGTGTGAGGACGTCGATGCGCGGTGCCACCTCAATTATAGGAACTAGTCCTATCTCTCTTACTCGCTTCACGAGTTGCACTATAAGGTGTGCTCACCGAATTCTTATGATTTCAAATTCTTAATAACATCCAGCCCAATTTCATCATCTTCTTCTATCTGTTTCCACCAACCACAGACTCGCTAAAAAAATTCGATGATTACTTTCTGAATGCTTAAATTATATCATTTTACTAAAACTTGTCAAGGATTTTCATGAATTATTTTAAAAAATTATGAAAATTCCTACGGTTTTTGGAAAATCTTGCCTGTATTAACCTGAATTACGTAATCCTGTAGCAATTCCATTAATGGTCGTATGAATCAATCTTTCCTCATCTAAAGAAAGCTCACCACGACGTTGACGCTTAATCAACTCCAACTGGATATAGTTCAGAATGTTGAAATAAGGCATACGATAGTTTAGACTGTCTTTCAAGTAAGTATTTTCTGCCAAAAGTTCATCATAGCCTTCGATAGCTAAGATAACGTTCTTGGTCAATTGCCATTCATCCAAAATAGTATAGTAGATTGCTTGTACTTCTTCACTTTCACAAAGTTTAGCATATTCAAAAGCAATATTCATATTTGATTTTGACAAGACCATATCAACGTTAGATAGGAGTGACTGGAAGAATGGCCAATTTTGATACATGTCACGAAGGTATTCAATATTTTTTGGATCTTGATCAATAAATTCCTTGAAGCTTGAACCAACACCATACCAACCTGGGAACATGACACGACTTTGTGACCATGAGAATACCCAAGGAATAGCACGTAGACCACTAATTTCAGTAATCGTTTTACGAGCTGCTGGACGAGAACCAATATTGAAACTTGAAATAGCTTTAATTGGACTAGATTCAAAGAAATAATCATAGAAATGTTCATTTCTAAATACGAGCTCACGGTAGATATCGTAGCTGCGTTCTACCACTTGATCCATGATGGCTTCATAGCGATTTGATGTATTAGTATCACTCTTCTTCTGTGTAATCATACGGTTGATAGCCGCTGATACC
The window above is part of the Streptococcus sp. Marseille-Q6470 genome. Proteins encoded here:
- a CDS encoding DUF4044 domain-containing protein, with product MAFGDNGKRKKTFFEKLTMFVVLVMLFVTLAGIFATAIGVFSRF
- a CDS encoding glycosyltransferase family 4 protein, which gives rise to MEKEKLRINMLSSSEKVAGQGVSGAYRELVQLLKRDAKDQLIVTENLPVEADVTHFHTIDLPYYLSTFQKKRSGRRIGYVHFLPDTLEGSLKIPFFLKGIVKRYVFSFYDRMEHLVVVNPTFIEDLVAAGIPREKVTYIPNFVNKEKWHPLPLDQVSQLRQDMGISEEQFVVVGAGQVQKRKGIDDFITLAEELPDITFIWAGGFSFGGITDGYERYKKIMDNPPENLIFPGIVEPERMRELYALADLFLLPSYNELFPMTILEAASCEAPIMLRDLDLYKVILEGNYRPTTDVEEMKEAILEYRAHPEALKELKERAKAISKEYSEEHLLEIWLKFYREQAALGKK
- a CDS encoding glycosyltransferase family 4 protein, translating into MRIGLFTDTYFPQVSGVATSIRTLKTELEKQGHAVFIFTTTDKDVNRYEDWQIIRIPSVPFFAFKDRRFAYRGFTKALEIAKQYKLDIIHTQTEFSLGLLGIWIARELKIPVIHTYHTQYEDYVHYIAKGMLIRPGMVKYLVRGFLHDVDGVICPSEIVRDLLSDYKVKVEKRVIPTGIELAKFERPEIGPEQISDLRDKLGIKKSEKMLLSLSRVSYEKNIQAVLKALPDVLKEEPNVKLVVAGDGPYLDNLKEQAEDLKIQDSVIFTGMIPPNETALYYKTADFFISASTSETQGLTYLESLASKTPVIAHGNPYLDNLINDKMFGTLYYEERDLAGAILEALLATPLMDEKHLAEKLYEISAENFGRRVHEFYLDVIISNNFAKEIGADEPVTKRILKTVFYIPQQAVTMPVKGSKRMLKASRKQLRNLRKYIND
- the obgE gene encoding GTPase ObgE, producing the protein MSMFLDTAKIKVKAGNGGDGMVAFRREKYVPNGGPWGGDGGRGGNVVFVVDEGLRTLMDFRYNRHFKAQSGEKGMTKGMHGRGAEDLIVRVPQGTTVRDAETGKIITDLIENGQEFIVAHGGRGGRGNIRFATPKNPAPEISENGEPGQERELQLELKILADVGLVGFPSVGKSTLLSVITSAKPKIGAYHFTTIVPNLGMVCTQSGESFAVADLPGLIEGASQGVGLGTQFLRHIERTRVILHIIDMSASEGRDPYEDYLAINKELESYNLRLMERPQIIVANKMDMPESQENLEEFKKKLAANYDEFEELPPIFPISGLTKQGLAPLLDATAELLDKTPEFLLYDESEMEEEAYYGFDEEEKPFEIGRDDDATWVLSGEKLMKLFNMTNFDRDESVMKFARQLRGMGVDEALRARGAKDGDLVRIGKFEFEFVD
- a CDS encoding Xaa-Pro dipeptidyl-peptidase, which codes for MRFNQFSYYSVTNQEALQELSELGFKFDKSTSAKEQFEAFVRTCFFNYKNTEYPLTTLAVDKETDLLTFFNSDRELTAEIFYTVAFQLLGFSYLVDFEDGLAFHKETAFPIVYGDLIDNLYQLLNTRTKKGNTLIDQLVSDGLISEDNNYHYFNGKSLATFSANNVIREVVYVETRVDSDRDGLPDLIKVNVIRPAYNGKIPAVMTASPYHQGTNDKASDKALYKMEAELAVKEPHEISLEQPTLDLVEPVVEAELVPEAEEKLTHINSSYTLNDYFLPRGFANIYVSGLGTKDSQGLMTNGDYRQVEAYKNVIDWLNGRCRAFTDHSRKRHVKADWSNGKVATTGLSYLGTMSNGIASTGVDGLEVIIAEAGISSWYNYYRENGLVTSPGGYPGEDFDSLDELTYSRNLLAGDFIRGNEAHKASIEELKKNLDRKTGDYNQFWHDRNYLLNAQKVKAEVVFTHGSQDWNVKPLHVYQMFNALPSHIKKHLFYHNGAHVYMNNWQSIDFRESMNALLTQKLLGQETDHQLPKVVWQDNTAPQTWLSLEDFGNQTEHKTFSLGTEEAVIENHYQDSDFERFGKTYQTFNNELYQGKVNQITIDLPVTEDLHINGRVKLNLRLKSSTNKGLLSAQLLELGQKKYLQPYPGVLYGRTLDNGRYHMLDNLCELPFSPNAQRVITKGYLNLQNRHDLLKIEEVKPDKWMEFQFELQPTIYKLKEGDTLRLVLYTTDFEITVRDNTDYQLTVDLAKSSLEIPYQQ
- a CDS encoding PspC domain-containing protein, producing the protein MKKKFMRSGRDQKIGGVCAGLANYFDIDPTIVRVIWGVLAFCYGAGLIAYLILWAIAPVSDEY